A segment of the Cutaneotrichosporon cavernicola HIS019 DNA, chromosome: 6 genome:
CTTGAGCCAcgtctcgcgctccttctcgatgCGCTTGTACATGTTGTGCCCCAGTCCTtccgcgagaaggagctTGCACACCAGTGCCGAATTACTCCCAGGGTTCGGGAGGTTGGGCGCTGGAtgcgcgaggtcggggaTGAACTGGATGAGCTGGTGGTTGGCGCTGAAGATGGGTAGATGGAACGACGTGTCCTTGATTGTGTCCTGGTGTTAACTCAACGATACAAGAACAACTGACATAGGGGATGATGAGCGAGTGTAGGCCTGGCGCACCTGCAACGCGGTGCGGCGCATTCAGGTCTTCTCCGCCCGGCCGCTTGACTGCGATGAAGATGATCTGGTCTCAGCTGGAATCACTACCGTCGAATGAGGTCACGACTTACGCGCTGGTCGGTGAGCCATATCCGGCCCCACGACTTCTCCGTGCGCTTCGGCCCCTCGATGGTCGCCGGGATGGTGAGCTCGATGTCGGTCGCATACCCGGGCGTCAAGAGCTTTTCGCCAATGTGGATGGGTGCGCGCGTTTCTGTCTCAGCTTCAAACGCACAGTACAGCTTACCTCCCCATTCGATAGTGTTGGCTGCCATTGTTGGTTGCTAAAGATGTCCAGTGGAAGTGGAGGGTGGCAAATGATTATCAGTACATGACAGAGCGGGtggtgatgatgacgatCGGCTGGTCAGTAACGCAACCCCATGGGGAAGCCTGTTAACCTGACGTGTCAATTGATATCAGACTCCTCTTGACTGTTGGCTCCATGGTTTGGCTGAGCGCGATTGTCCACCTGACAACTACAATCACTCTCATCCACCACTCATCGATTCCTACAACTCATCTTCTCTCAATATCAACGCAAGCGGGACGTCTTTCGAACAAGTATTGCGTGGATACCTAAACCACATCATTGCATACCCCGGCGCGAGGTCCCCCAAACCCCACACCTCGCGTGACCACCCAtgtcttcctcggcctcgcgcggcgcgtcctcggccgccgaggcgcgcagcAACACGACATCGCGCGTAGGAGGCCGCGCCGAATTCTCAGACTCAAAGGAGGCAGTTGGAGACGTCAAGGATGACCCGAACATCGTAATCATCGACGACAACAGCTccatcgcgcgcgcggcagCGCAGAGCCGGCACGAAGCTGACCTCGCGCAGCACGCGTACGAGCCGCCTCGGCCCAAGCGCGTGCAGGATGAGTGAGTAATGCCGTCAGAAGTCCTTTCtgcagcggcggccgcggaTTGGCTCCGCGCTGCACGCGTCGACCCATGAATCCATCCGCCACATTGCTTACGCGCAGCTGGCAGGTCGCGTACGTGTGGGCGTTCATCGTCAAGTTCGGGTTGTTGCCCCGGATCAGCAGCCTACTGAACCTAGAGGAGTGAGTGTCTTTGGTTCGGAGGGCTGGCGGCTTTGGGCGGGTCTTGGTTGGCCCACCCTCGCCAGGGTGGGCCTCTGACGGTACGCCCAAGTGCCACATTCGCCCATCGGCCATCAGAGggcgctgaccccagcttTGAGCGGAGTCTATGCGAGCCCGTCGCGAATAGACCAGACGACGTGCTTGAGGGTGTCCTCATGGCGTTCCTCAAGAACCTCAAGCCAGGCCTTCGCAACCTCGAGTGGGTTTTAATTTATTACGGCTAATTAATGCGCAGCTGCACAAATATCCAGTCACACCTCTCCAATTACATCTCAGACATGCTCCTCAACTCGCAAGAATTTACGGTGTGGGATCGCCCGTGGGCGCCGCACGAGGAAGCGCGGGCCGAGTGCTGCAACAAGTCGGCCGACCGCGGCCTCCTGGGCAGACTGCGTGGGCCAAACGAGGACAAACAGACGCGCGTCAAGAAGAACCCCATCGCCCAAatcgagaagaagggcgggGGAATATTCGAGCTCGATTGGtacgagcgcgcgcgcctgcttcgtcagctcgtcgactggCAGTGTAGGTTCCCGTATTTCGATTGAcaagctcacaccagtGTCCCACTCTGACATGATCCGGGAAAagatcaaggacgcgcaagccaagaaggacgaggcaaacaagaagaagccgAAGCGAAAGAATCCTGAGACAGAAGAGGGGGAGAAGGTGGACAAGAGCGCCGAGATCTGGATCGAGCCTGTTGGTCTTGACCGCAACAAGAACCGCATCTGGAGTCTGGATAGTGAGCTGTCAATCCTTTGCGCGCAGCTAACGTCAGAATCAGCGCGTCTGTACAAGTCAGGCAACCCTTTCAAACGACCCTGTCCGCTCGTCACCATGACGACCATGAGAGGCGAGCTCCAGAGCCAAATGGAGCAGTTCAAGGCGCACGGCCAAGTCGTCCTTCCTAAGCCCACAGGATCCGGGCCAAAGGGCAAGCCAAcgcagaaggaggcgatggcgcaccgccgccagctcaagggcgtcgaggacgagaaaCAGCTTGGCGAGTGGGTTGAGCAGTTCCTCCCGAACgttgagaaggaggaggcgcgcgtcgcccgcGCCCGCAAAAAAGTCCTTGACACCATGCGGATACTGCAAGCTGCGGAACTGCGCACAACACGTACGCGCCGGCCTGCCCGCAAGGTAGACTACACTTACGACTCGATAGAGGAAGACGTGAGTTTGCACCGCCGATTTTCGCTGATGTGCAGGAAGAGCTGTttcctcgccgcggcgggcggcgcggagctGGTTCTGCAACGTACGAGCCACCGCGCAAGCCCGTCATCCCTGGGGAACGTCGCTCTGGGCGTATTCAGGCGCGcgtcgatgtcgaggaggaagatgagggAACCGTGTCTGCTGCGCCTAGTAGAGACATgtcgccagcgccgtcGTCTCCACGGCCTGCCGAGGTGTTCCCGATGGGCGCAAAGAAGACGAAGGGTTATGTGTACATCGAAGAGCCGGGCTCGGCCCCGTCCAAGGAGAACGGCATGGCGAATGGGGGATCGCGGGGGAGAGGGACGGAGAACGAGCCAATGATGGTCGACGATGAGTGAGCATGCATATTTGCACATACAGTCAGTTTCCAAGTTGTGTGTTGTGGTCAGAGTTGCAACCGATGTTATGTCTGCATGCCAAATCTCTCGCGGGGTGCTGTAATTAATGTGCTGTGATGTCAGCGGCAAGTCAGGAAACAAAAAGGAGCAGCCACAGAAGCCGCGCACTCACCCTCCGGGGTCTGCAGAATGGGTCGTGGTCAGCAAATGTCTCGCGCACGCCAGGGATGTACCAACCTTGATGACATACTCGATCGCTGGCTGTTAGCTCTGCTGCGCGATGGAGCACCCACCCTTGTCCACCGAGTCAatggcgtcggcctcggcgtcagGGATCTCAATGGCAaactcctcctcgatggcCATCACAACCTCAACGGCGTCCAGCgagtcgaggccgaggtcggcggtgaACTCGGAAGTGGGCGCGAGCTGTGTGTGAGCCAGGGCTCATGAAACGGTTTGGCGAAGCAGGAGCCGGCGGTAGAACGGGCTGGAAGATTCAAGTGGAGGACGCCAGTGACGTCCGAGGTACGGGTTTGCGGCGTTGTCTCAGCTGCCCACGGCGCTCAACAGCTCGCGCACACCGTCTCTAGCCCCGTCCGTCTTCCCTCCCCATGATCCTCCCCGCCTGCTCCACCTCTggctccatctcgccgtTGGGCGTACCTTGGAAGCGTCAACCTTCTCAAACGACTTGAGCACGTCGAGAACACGGCTGGTAacgtcctccttggtgagggaggcggcggagtAGGCGCGAACGGCCATGGCACGGGGAACCGCGACGGGGCGGACGTAGCGGGGCGCGGCAcggagagcgaggcggaaCATGGTTGTGGTGTAGGAGATGGTTGAGCTTCTAGGCTACACTAAAGGTGGGAAGGCTAGGCTAGGCTCGACTACCCATCCTAGCAGAACGGGTCCAGTCGCAAGCCAGGGAATGGTAGTCGACAGCGGCGTTATGAATTGCCTCCGTCCTTGTGGCACTTGGACTTTCCGGCCTATTTCGGATCACCTCCAAAAGTCAAGTCCACATTGAGCTCAACGAGAGTGGTGACGACGGCACCATGAAGCACGGTCTCAAGATGCGCAAGCTGCAGCGAACCAGCTCGCACCGCCATGCGCTGCTCCGGTGAGTACTCTACCCCTCTCCACTCACCCAAAAGCTAATTCCAGTAACTTGGTCtcggccctcctccaccacgaGATGATCAAAACGACCGTTCcaaaggccaaggaggccgcgcgcatggccgagaagatcatcaccctcggcaagaagggcaCGAATGTCGCGCGCTCCAACGCCCAGGCCTTCCTCATGCCCGCGCACCACTACGCCGCAGACGCCTACAACGCGCCCGTGACCCCTacccttcccccttccgcgctcgagagcgccgaccccgagaACTTTGTTCCCAACACATCGCTGCTTCCCAAAGTGTTTGGACAGCTTGCAGAGCGCTATGCCGAGCGGCCGGGCGGGTATACGCGTATCCAGAGGTTCGGGAAGCGGCCAGGAGACAACGCGCCAGTTGCGATTTTGTCGCTTGTTGATGGGCCGCGCGATCTGAAGTTTGAGATGGCCGCGCGGGCGGCTGCCAGGGACAGCCTTACGAGCGGCGTGCTTcccaggacgaggaggagcgttCAGCGTGTGCTCAAGTACCGCGGAGACGAGGGGAAGGCCGAGTTCGACGCACTGAAACAGGACTATTCGGTGAGTCTTCTCAACCCCAagaggagcgaggacgcgtGAGCAGGGTGGAGCTATGTCTTTGATGGTTGTCCCGAAAACCCACTTGTCGCTCCGTTGCCAGCTGCGCACGGCaccgctgacaccagctccgcctccgcgccgagggcgacgaaTCCTACCCCGAGCTCGGACACCAGCGCGACGGCCCACCCGCCCGCTTCAAGTTCCGGCCTCACTCGTTCACCAAGCCGCAGCACGGACGCAAGCTCATGGCCGGTGAGCGTCTGGCCGGTGTGCCGATCCACCACACTGGATTGGGGATTGCGCGTGGTGCCCTTGGACGAAACCCCAAGCCCGTCAAGCAGCTGTTTGCGAGCGAGGTGCAGAAGGCGGACATCACCAAGGTCGACTAGGCATCTCGAGGAGGGGACACATGTATGCATTTTCACCGCTCGGACTGGGCTCATTGACATCGTTGCTAATTCTTTGTCTACTTTGAACACTTTCCGTTGACGCAGTTCTCGTCAATGATGGTACTGCACTTGGCGTAGCAGCCGCCGCAGTTGTCGTTATCGTTCTGGACGGTGACGCACCCGTCCGGTCCGAAACCGCACAGTGAAATGGGCGGCGGACACTTGGCCGGACCGCTGGCACAAGTCTCGTTGACGCCATTCTCGCCCTCACGGTAGTACAGAAGCCGCAGAACTTCATGGAGGActggaggtcgacgcggaTGCCGAACCCAGGGAGCAGTCCTGCCTCTTGAAGGGGGCAAGGGCATgtgctggggtcagcggcgttgttgaggagggtaaagggaggtgaggggaggggggaggatGACAACTCACGGGAAGCGAGAACCGACagagcgaggagcttgaTCTTGAGGGATATCATTGTGACTTGTGCATTTCGTGACCGCAAGTACTGCCTTTTCTACCTCACCACACTGCCATGCCGCGTCCCAAGCTACTTTGACGGGGCCCAGCCCGCCGTCGTTAACCTCAGCAGGAACGTCAGCTGCCCTCCAGGGAACGTCAGTTGGTACAGGCCCACGCCAATTAATTACCAGAATCATTGTTATTCTCTACTCTCACACAACCCTCGTGTGCGCCAGATTTCCAGTAGCTGGCATCGGCCAAGGCGCTGTGGTTAGCGTGGTTGATGAGAAGCCGGAATGGCACGGTTGTGCGGACAACACCCGTGCGTTAACCTTTGTCCAGTTTCGTCTTTTGCGTACTATAGAttgaagaggatgaggctACTGGAGGTTCCCCCTATCGGCAACGAGACAACCGCCTGCGACGACAGTCACGcccctcgtccttctcgccATGCACACCCCCGCTCCTTGCCAGCCGAATCAGGCTACGCCAACCTCTGACCCTCACTTGTACTTGGGCCTCCATCATTCCTCTCCCCGCCTTTCAAAAAGAAGGAAATGACCCACGGCACTCAATCTTGTTACATGATGAAGACTACTGCACATGCTACCCAGACACTGACGCCCTACGATTACTTTACTTGTACTGGGCCATAAAGTCGTTGTGGAACTTCTCGATCTTCGCGACGTACTCCTCGACACCGGGGCACAGCGCGGTGACACGCATGTGGTAGGTGCCGGGCTCCTGGCCGAAACCGGAGCCTGCAACAGCGCAGATACCGGTGGCGTCTGGTGTTAGCTGACAACGACAAGGTGTGCAGTCGCGTCTGTCGACGCCTGCTCGGCAAGCGCTTCGCGCCCACCTCACAGCACTCACCAAGAAGGTCAAGCGTGTACATGACGTCGGCGGGCTTGCCAagctccttggccttggcgatgGCCTTCTCGGGCATGGTGAGCTGGGGGAAGAGGTACATGGCACCGTCGGCGGGCTGGCAGctgacgccctcgagcttgttgaACTGCTCGCACATGAACTTGGAGCGCGAAGCGAGGTTGTCATGCGTGAGGGTGGTCTCGGCGAGCCACTGGTCGTACGACGcgtcgcccttcttggGGGGGTTAACGAGGAGGTCAACGCCGATCTGGCCAGTCACGGGGGGGCAGAGGGTCACGGAAGCCATCTTGTAGATCTGCTCAACGACGTCGGGGTCGATGTTGCAGAGCTCAAAGTATCcaccgcggcggccgcacTCGCCGGAGACACCCTTCGAGATCGAGTGGAACGAGACAAGCTCGACAGAGTCGGCAATCTCCTTGGGCATGCTCTTGACGACCTCCTTGAACGAGATGAAGGGGCGGTGCTCGGGGTCGAAAATGTTGCGCTGGTacacctcgtcggcgaggaggaccatGCCCTCGTCGTAGCAGAGCTGCACCACATCCTGCATGGCCTCGCGGCTGAGGCAGCCGCCGGTGGGGTTGCCGGGGTTGATGACAGCAAGGCACTTGAGCTTGATGCCCTCAGCCTTAGCCTTCTCGACACtctccttgagcgactTGAGGTTCATCGACCACTGCGCATCCTCCTGGAGGTAGTAGGGCACTGGCTTGGCGCCGATGTGAGCGAGTGTCGCAGTGTAGAGTGGGTACTGGGGGATGGGAATCATgcagccctcgccctccttgaggcagaggtcgaggatctGCGCGACACCGGCCGACGCGCCAGCAGTCAGGAAGATGAGCTCGGGGTCCGAGGGGTAGCCGTCGCGCTCTGTGATGTTAGCGAGTCCTAGCGAGTGCTTCGTGGGGTGCCTAGATCTGAACGTCTGCACGTCTCATACAGGCGCCCATTTCAGGACAAAACGGCCGAGCGTAAGGATTCTCTGAGAATATTCGAGCCGGGTTTCGCCGGCGAATGAATGAGATGAacggcatcctcgcccCAAGTCACCCAAACACAATTCACACAATCCGTCTCGACTCAATGAGGCCCTTCGGCTAGGTCCGCATTGGTTGCTATGCCCGTGTCGGAAGCACTGATCCAAGCACAGGCCgctcccccacccacccgcGCCCACCTTCCACGTCGGAGcccactcaccctcaaggaacttggcgacgcgctggcggATGGCGAGCACACCCTTCGAGGGAGTGTAAGCGCCGACCGAGCCAATCTCCTTGCGAAGACCCTGGGCGCGCTTGATCACGTCGTCGGGGTAAATCTtcttggcgacctcgaggtgctcctccatgagctcggggtactcgaggagcgagatgaTCTGGCGCCAGAAAGTGATGGGGCGCTGGTTAAGACCTTTTTGCTGAGGGTTGCCGATGTTGGCCGTCACGACCTTGTCAAAGGGCAGGTTCTTACCGCCGCCGGGAGTGTCAAGCTCGTGCATGTActtgtcggccttgagcgcgagctcgccacgGACGGCGTACTGTACATCGAGGACCGCGGGGTTGATGGtctcgaggctgaggaCGGGCTTGCGTGCAGTAGACATGGTGCGGCGTGGGAACTGGGAGAGGAAAGAAAACGGTCGGAGAAGAGGCGCACGCATAGAACGCATCGCCATTGTTATATCAACAGTGAAGAAGGGTTTCGGGGCCAAGTCGGGAATGGAGGCGGGGCGATATGATCGTCGTTGAGCCGTGAGAGGAGAGATTGGGGAGGAATGGATGTGGTCAGCACCAATCTAGGCTCAAAGGCTCTGGGCCGCTTTGTTGGTCTAGGTGGGCTGGGAATGTGGGTGGGCCTGAACGGGGTTGTATGACGATCCATGgcctctctctctctctgtGCAAGTGCCTTTGGCCATGACAATTTGACAACAACCATGTCCGACCAGAGCGGTTCTGACCACTCTACAAGCGATCAGCCTTTGTTGGTTGCTCAACTTGGCATGAGTCATTttcaacctccaccccccccctccactttctcctccactctctcactGGATCTTTGGGATGGGATTACTGGGATTCCTGGGCCAATTTGCCCACTTGCTGTCCTATTCCGTTCCGGTCACGTTCcggcccgccgccccgTCATCCGTCATGCCCGCGTGGGTGCAGGTAGGCCAAGATAGACCTCGTTCATTGGCTGGGcacaacctccactctcgGTCTCTCACCCACCACGACAGAGTATAGAAGGCCCATCGTGTCTTGTCTTTGCTCTTGGAGGACCTACGTTTTGAACTTGGATGCTTTCGCAAAAGTGAAGGATGAGATGAGAAAtaaagagagagagagagagacgacgacgattTGCGTGCATGAGTTATATGACCTTGCTCGACTGTTGGGTGCgaggggggaggaagggtCAGTAGTGGGGAGGGGCTGGGGAATGGGATTagagctcggcctcgttgCATTCCCAAGATGTGCCGATTCACCCTACACATAGGTAACTAGTAGTCGGCACGGACCATGGTCAATGTGGAAACATTCAACACATAAGCCTCTTTTTATTGTCGCGGAACGCCCTCTGTCATCGAGTTTGCCCGTCTCGCCCGTCTGTGGCTCCTCTCGAGCCAGCCAGCGCCAGTTTGTGCTTCAGGGCAAATTAACCAGTCATCAACTCGGGCCGCCGGCTCTGACAGTTGTTTGGAAATCGGCACGCCGTAACCCCCGCCTCGTGGGCGGAGCTCCTCATTGTACCTCGGCGTCAAAGACGCCTTTTCTCCGAGGCACAAGTACACCATTCTCATCATCGTCTACAACATGCCAGTCTGCGCCCGAAACTCGCAATCGCTTGTCTTGTTTATCGTCAGAATTTCAGTTCCACTCGCCCCGGTCCTGTAGTTAGCCATCCGAGGCCCCCCCGTCACACTACGTCCAAGTTTCCCCCCCTGGCCGCACGTACCATCATGCGATCATTGCCCTGTTGTTGCTGCGGCGAGGTTCCCTTCCGCTCCTCCTGCAGCTTGGAGCTCAGCTTGCCTGCACCCGGCCTGGTGGTCGACACGCCACGGTTGTTGGCCTGACATCAGTCCCACGTTCTTGCTTCAAGACCAGCACACAGCCTAAAAGAAGCGCTGATGACACGACGTCATGCCAAAtgcccaaggccaagcgGTCACGGATCGCCACTACTCACCGCCTGTGCGCGTGCCTCtgcggcggccgcagcTGCTGCGCGTGGGTCGTTACCGGGTGGCACTCCTCCGGCTGACTGCGGACCAGAACCGGAGAGTGTTCTCCCCTTTCCTCCAGCCGAGTTGGTCGCCGGCGCGGGCACATGCTGCCCGCTGGCTGGCGATGTAGAGGGTGCAGATCCGAGACGCTGGCCGCCCTTGGACGGGTCTGAGAAACAGTTGCCCATTGGAACGGTTGTGCACGGGGTGTGGGGGGGCGGTGCTTGTGTGGGTGACTGGTGACTcgttgggtggaggtgggcggTGCGATGGAAGCGTAACCAAGTGCTCGTGATAAGGATTGAGGATGAGCCTCTCGTTATTTGAGTGGTTAAAGTAAGGGGCGTGGGGAGTGTCAACCACAGTGCGGAGGCCACTAGTGATGTTGTTGTCGCTGTTTGTGTTGCCAAGACTGTTTCACATGGTATAGAATGCGAGCTGTGGAATGGcaagctcaacctccactccatTTCGCCGGAGATTGGGCTCATCTCCTCATATCTGGCGAAATCCTCTGACCTCACCGTGACCAGTATTTGTGTGCCATCCCGGCCTTAATAACCACAACCACCATGGCCGCCACATCATCTGTCGAGGAGACTCTCACCGCCGCGATCGCtcagctcgaggccgaggctaCGCTCAAGAAGGTGAGTTTCAGCTGGCTTGAGCTCAatgagctgaccccagtccATCCGCGAGGCCATCGAGCCGGTGGAGGACATTGTTCGCCAGGCCActgccgagctcaaccGCCTCCACTCGTCGCCCGCAACGCAGCGTACGTCAACCCTACTCTTCTCTAACAACAGATGAGGCGATCGCCACTAAGGCGCTCGAAACCATCGCCGGTGCCCACGCTCACTGGGTCAACATCGCCGGACTCATCCCCAAGGGCGAGTTCTATCGGTATGTCCTCAAGATCTGGCATGGCTAAGCGCAGTTACCAGTTCGCTGTCGCGCCCATGTTTCGTAGCCTCGTGACGAgcatcgcgctcgcccgctTCGTGCTCCgggacgagctcgtgccCCAGTTCACCGCCGCTACGCTTATGGGCCGTATGTCAAAGTCAAGGGAGCGTGGCTGACATGTAGTCCAGGGCGAGaccgtcggcgagctcgaggtcacCTCTGACGATTACCTCCAGGGCGTCATTGGCATGGTCAACGAGCTGGTGAGTCGGGAGGGGGTTCCAGCCAAGCCAAGGCCTATGTGAACCAGCTAACTCCAGCCCCGTCTGTCGGTCAACTCGGTCACAGCACAGAACTTTAAGCTGCCTGGCCGGATAGCGCTCTTCGTCAACGACATCTTTGCTAGCTACTCTATGGTGAGTGGGGATGTGGGCTTGGCCAAAGGGGAAAGAAGTCCGCCGGTTCCGCACCTGCAACTGTCGACTGCTCGCAAGCTGACCCCCAGCTCAACCTCCGCAACGACCAGCTGCGCCGCAAGTTTGACTCGCTCAAGTATGACCTGAAGCGGTGCGAGGACGTCGTGTACGACCTCACGCTGCGTGGCCTTGCTACCGCTCCTTCGGCTTAGAGTTTTTACTTAGGACTTGAATCACTTGATGCATTGATTTGTACCATATCGCAATTTCTGATCGATTGTAAACAAGCCAAACTAATACTAATTGTTGGGCTGCCACTTTGCGGGGCTGACGGGAATAGGTGAATTGGGTGGCGGTGTGTGTGGTAGCTTGGTGCCTGAAAACGGGGACAACTTGCAATCAAGCCCTGCTGCCCCTTTCTTTCCCCTTCCCGCTCCCCTTCTTGACACTCGACTCGACATCCCATCCATCCTTGTCTTCACTCCATCCATCAACTAACTAATACAGtcttcaacctcctcctcactccaTCCTCTCACTCGTGACACCAACTTCACACAATGGCTTCCATGGACATCGACAAgcccctcgacgaggtacgCATAATCGACTGCAATCGACAAGAGAACACGAGCTGACGCACGTTTGCCCTCCTTTGCCACCCACCTTGACAATAACAACAATCCATCACCTTCCAACATCCATCCGTTTGCCATTGTACACTGCTCGCGCATCTTCTGTGTACTATTCCTCCAATAGATGATCGCCGCTAAGCCTCGTGGCCGTCGTGGTGGCCGTGGCCGTGGtgcttcctcggcctctgccCCCTCCCGCGACGCGGCTCCGCGTGGTGCGGCtggcgcgcgtgcgcgctaCTCTGGTTCCGCCCCGCGCAACGTGTCGCAGACCCAGCGCGCTGCTGTTGTGCCCGCTGCTAACAAACCCGTGACCGCGGACGCTACCAAGATCATCATCTCCAACCTTCCCA
Coding sequences within it:
- a CDS encoding uncharacterized protein (WSTF, HB1, Itc1p, MBD9 motif 1) codes for the protein MSSSASRGASSAAEARSNTTSRVGGRAEFSDSKEAVGDVKDDPNIVIIDDNSSIARAAAQSRHEADLAQHAYEPPRPKRVQDDWQVAYVWAFIVKFGLLPRISSLLNLEDFERSLCEPVANRPDDVLEGVLMAFLKNLKPGLRNLDCTNIQSHLSNYISDMLLNSQEFTVWDRPWAPHEEARAECCNKSADRGLLGRLRGPNEDKQTRVKKNPIAQIEKKGGGIFELDWYERARLLRQLVDWQLSHSDMIREKIKDAQAKKDEANKKKPKRKNPETEEGEKVDKSAEIWIEPVGLDRNKNRIWSLDKSARLYKSGNPFKRPCPLVTMTTMRGELQSQMEQFKAHGQVVLPKPTGSGPKGKPTQKEAMAHRRQLKGVEDEKQLGEWVEQFLPNVEKEEARVARARKKVLDTMRILQAAELRTTRTRRPARKVDYTYDSIEEDEELFPRRGGRRGAGSATYEPPRKPVIPGERRSGRIQARVDVEEEDEGTVSAAPSRDMSPAPSSPRPAEVFPMGAKKTKGYVYIEEPGSAPSKENGMANGGSRGRGTENEPMMVDDE
- the ACP2 gene encoding uncharacterized protein (Carrier of the growing fatty acid chain in fatty acid biosynthesis) yields the protein MFRLALRAAPRYVRPVAVPRAMAVRAYSAASLTKEDVTSRVLDVLKSFEKVDASKLAPTSEFTADLGLDSLDAVEVVMAIEEEFAIEIPDAEADAIDSVDKAIEYVIKTPEAH
- the mrpl8 gene encoding uncharacterized protein (Belongs to the bacterial ribosomal protein bL17 family), whose protein sequence is MKHGLKMRKLQRTSSHRHALLRNLVSALLHHEMIKTTVPKAKEAARMAEKIITLGKKGTNVARSNAQAFLMPAHHYAADAYNAPVTPTLPPSALESADPENFVPNTSLLPKVFGQLAERYAERPGGYTRIQRFGKRPGDNAPVAILSLVDGPRDLKFEMAARAAARDSLTSGVLPRTRRSVQRVLKYRGDEGKAEFDALKQDYSLRLRAEGDESYPELGHQRDGPPARFKFRPHSFTKPQHGRKLMAGERLAGVPIHHTGLGIARGALGRNPKPVKQLFASEVQKADITKVD
- the ALT1 gene encoding uncharacterized protein (Aminotransferase class I and II), which translates into the protein MHANRRRLSLSLFISHLILHFCESIQVQNFPRRTMSTARKPVLSLETINPAVLDVQYAVRGELALKADKYMHELDTPGGGKNLPFDKVVTANIGNPQQKGLNQRPITFWRQIISLLEYPELMEEHLEVAKKIYPDDVIKRAQGLRKEIGSVGAYTPSKGVLAIRQRVAKFLEERDGYPSDPELIFLTAGASAGVAQILDLCLKEGEGCMIPIPQYPLYTATLAHIGAKPVPYYLQEDAQWSMNLKSLKESVEKAKAEGIKLKCLAVINPGNPTGGCLSREAMQDVVQLCYDEGMVLLADEVYQRNIFDPEHRPFISFKEVVKSMPKEIADSVELVSFHSISKGVSGECGRRGGYFELCNIDPDVVEQIYKMASVTLCPPVTGQIGVDLLVNPPKKGDASYDQWLAETTLTHDNLASRSKFMCEQFNKLEGVSCQPADGAMYLFPQLTMPEKAIAKAKELGKPADVMYTLDLLDATGICAVAGSGFGQEPGTYHMRVTALCPGVEEYVAKIEKFHNDFMAQYK
- the tsn1 gene encoding uncharacterized protein (Translin), coding for MAATSSVEETLTAAIAQLEAEATLKKSIREAIEPVEDIVRQATAELNRLHSSPATQHEAIATKALETIAGAHAHWVNIAGLIPKGEFYRYQFAVAPMFRSLVTSIALARFVLRDELVPQFTAATLMGLQGETVGELEVTSDDYLQGVIGMVNELPRLSVNSVTAQNFKLPGRIALFVNDIFASYSMLNLRNDQLRRKFDSLKYDLKRCEDVVYDLTLRGLATAPSA